Genomic DNA from Rhodothermales bacterium:
GTCCCTGCCGGCCAGGAGCGCAAAGGCATCACCCGCCGACGCGATGTCGAAACGATGGGTGATGAGGCGGGCGGGGCGCAGTTGCTCGATCGCCTCCCAGGCCAGCTCAAAACGCCGCATTTTGCTCCACCGCCCCGAAAGCCCCGGTGCGATATGGCTGACCTGGCTGCTGAGCAGGGTTTGCTTGAAACGGTGGAAGCGCGCGCCCAGACGGAGGACCTGCTCCCTTTCGCCATACCACGACCCGACGACGATGCGCCCGGTATAGCCGGCCAGCGCGATCGCCAGATCCAGCGCCGCCGGGTTGCCGCTGACCTCGATACACAGGTCGGCGCCGCCGGCGGGCGCGTTTTCGCCCGCGGCAACCGTCAGCGCCGGATCGCCCGGATCCAGCGCGTGGTCCGCGCCGAGTTCGAGCGCCCATCGGCGGCGCAATGCCAGGTGATCCACCCCGGTGACCCGGACGGTCCGCGACGTAGCGAGCAGACCAACCACCAGCAAGCCGACGACACCCAGACCGGTGACGACAGTGCGCTCCCCGAGCAGCGGAGCCCCGTCGTGCACGAGGCCGATGGCCGTCTCCATGTTGGGGAGGAAAAGGGCATCTTCGTCGGATACCGACGGCGGGATGGGCAGCAGCGCCTCGATGGGCCCGTTGAACCGGTCTGCATGGGGCGCGAAAGCAAACACGCGCCGGCCGATCCATTCGCGAGGCACCGCCTCGCCGGCCGCTTCTACGACGCCCACGACCGCATAGCCGTACGAGAGCGGATACTGCACCGGCTGCGTCAACACATCAAGCGACGTGTCCGCGGCGACGCCTTCGGCCACGCGCCCCCGATAGAACAACAGCTCCGTGCCGGCGCTGATCGCGGAGAGCCGGGAGCGGACGGACACCTCGCCGCGCGCCGGCGGCAGTAGCGGCTCGTCGTGCAAGGCTACGGTTTCCTTGCCGGAGAAGTAGAGGACGCGTCGGTCGAGCACGGTCACCTCGCGGCAGATGGTCCATGTGGCTCGCCCGGCTCCTCGCGCCAGTGGGGCGCCCCCTGTATCACGAGGTCGCGGCCGACCCAGAACAGATGCTGCGGCTCGATCCCCGGGAAAAGTCGCGTGCCGCGCTCTTCCGGGGCGGCAGCGGCCTGGCCCGAGAGCACGGTTTTGCCGGCCAGGAAACACATCGACACGGTCACCACCACCGCATGCACCAGCCGTTCGCGCAAAAAACTGGCGATCACCCGGCTTCCGCCCTCCACCATCACCGCGCGGACACCGATTGACCCGAGGTGCGCGAGGAGTGCGGGCAGGTGAACGTGCGCGTCGGGCGTCGCGGGGAAGCGGACCACCGCAGCGCCGGCTTGTTCGAGGCGGTAGGCCGCATCCTCGCATCCCGCATCGGTGGAGGCGATGCAGGGCGTCGACGCTGCGGAGGTTATGAGTCGGGCGTCGGCCGGCGTGCGCAAGCGCGAGTCCAGCACGACGGGACGCGGGCTCGGGCCGTCGACGAGGCGGGTGGTCAGTCGCGGGTTGTCGCTCAGGACGGTACCTACACCGACCAGGATCGCATCGTGGACGGCGCGCATCGCGTGCGTCTGGACGGCCGCATCCCGGCAGCTGATCTGCATCGGCGTGCCGTTCGCGTTCGCGATCGACCCGTCCAGCCCCTGCGCGTAGCACAGCGTTACAAACGGAAGGGCGGACGTCGCGTGATGGGTCGCGATACGCGCTTTTAAGGCAGCCAGTGCGTCCGCTCCGTCCGACAGATGGGGTGTATTCACCGAATAGCCAGACCGGATTCCCGATCAAAAAAATGGAGCTTGCCGAGATCGACGCGGAGCGTCACCGTCGCGCCCGGCTCCGGCAAGGCCTGCGGTGCGACGCGCGCCACCAGCTGCTGCCCGGCATACTGGACGTAGACGAACATCTCATTACCCATGGGTTCGACCACCTCCAGCGTGGTCTCGATCGGATGCGTGGAGGACGGCGCGGGGGTGTCGCCGGCGACATAGAGATCCTCGGGACGGATCCCCAGCTGCATCGGCGTGCCGGAAGCCGACGACGGGAGCGCCGGCGCGGGCTCCGTGATCGGGATCTGGGTCCCGACCTCATCGACCCGAAAGACCAGACCAACGCCCACCGCCTCGACGACGCCCGGCATGAAGTTCATCGCCGGGCTACCGATGAAGCCGCCCACAAAGGCATTCGCCGGCTTGTTATACAGATTGAGCGGCGTATCGATTTGCTGGATGACGCCATCCTTCATGACCACGATCCGATCGCCCATGGTCATGGCCTCGACCTGGTCGTGGGTCACATAGATCATGGTCGCTCCCAGCCGCTGGTGCAGTTTGGAAATCTCCGTCCGCATCTGGACCCGGAGCTTGGCGTCGAGGTTGGAAAGCGGCTCGTCGAACAGAAACACCTTGGGCTTGCGCACGATCGCGCGGCCGACCGCGACGCGCTGGCGCTGCCCGCCGGAGAGCTGTTTGGGTTTACGATCGAGGATGCTTCGGATACCGAGCACATCGGCCGCCTGCTCGACCCGCTCCCGGATCTCCTCTTTCGGATACTTGCGCAGCTTGAGCCCGAACCCCATATTTTCCCGAACGGTCATGTGGGGATAGAGGGCGTAATTCTGGAAGACCATCGCGATGTCGCGATCCTTCGGGGCCAGATCGTTCACCACCTGATCGCCGATGGACAGCGTGCCGTCCGAAATCGACTCGAGGCCGGCGATCATGCGAAGCGTCGTGCTCTTCCCGCAACCCGAGGGTCCGACGAGAACGACAAATTCGCCGTCTGCAATCTCAAAACTCGCATTGTTGACGGCAACGACGCCGCCCTCGTAGATTTTCCTGATGCCGTTAAGGCGAACGCTCGACATGACAGAAACGGTGGGTTGACGGGGTGAATGGCGACCAAGATAAGACGACCCGTCGAGAAACGCAGGTGGGCATCAATTTATGAGGGAAAGCCCGTCCCCGCCTGTATTATCACACCATTAAGACTCGCAAGCCGGCTGGTTTTTACCCCATTTGCCCGACGAGCCTTATTTATTCACCTATTCCATGCAATACCCCGACATG
This window encodes:
- a CDS encoding zinc-binding dehydrogenase → MLDRRVLYFSGKETVALHDEPLLPPARGEVSVRSRLSAISAGTELLFYRGRVAEGVAADTSLDVLTQPVQYPLSYGYAVVGVVEAAGEAVPREWIGRRVFAFAPHADRFNGPIEALLPIPPSVSDEDALFLPNMETAIGLVHDGAPLLGERTVVTGLGVVGLLVVGLLATSRTVRVTGVDHLALRRRWALELGADHALDPGDPALTVAAGENAPAGGADLCIEVSGNPAALDLAIALAGYTGRIVVGSWYGEREQVLRLGARFHRFKQTLLSSQVSHIAPGLSGRWSKMRRFELAWEAIEQLRPARLITHRFDIASAGDAFALLAGRDPEALQVVFTYP
- a CDS encoding RibD family protein, whose translation is MNTPHLSDGADALAALKARIATHHATSALPFVTLCYAQGLDGSIANANGTPMQISCRDAAVQTHAMRAVHDAILVGVGTVLSDNPRLTTRLVDGPSPRPVVLDSRLRTPADARLITSAASTPCIASTDAGCEDAAYRLEQAGAAVVRFPATPDAHVHLPALLAHLGSIGVRAVMVEGGSRVIASFLRERLVHAVVVTVSMCFLAGKTVLSGQAAAAPEERGTRLFPGIEPQHLFWVGRDLVIQGAPHWREEPGEPHGPSAAR
- the ugpC gene encoding sn-glycerol-3-phosphate ABC transporter ATP-binding protein UgpC, with product MSSVRLNGIRKIYEGGVVAVNNASFEIADGEFVVLVGPSGCGKSTTLRMIAGLESISDGTLSIGDQVVNDLAPKDRDIAMVFQNYALYPHMTVRENMGFGLKLRKYPKEEIRERVEQAADVLGIRSILDRKPKQLSGGQRQRVAVGRAIVRKPKVFLFDEPLSNLDAKLRVQMRTEISKLHQRLGATMIYVTHDQVEAMTMGDRIVVMKDGVIQQIDTPLNLYNKPANAFVGGFIGSPAMNFMPGVVEAVGVGLVFRVDEVGTQIPITEPAPALPSSASGTPMQLGIRPEDLYVAGDTPAPSSTHPIETTLEVVEPMGNEMFVYVQYAGQQLVARVAPQALPEPGATVTLRVDLGKLHFFDRESGLAIR